The following coding sequences lie in one Angustibacter luteus genomic window:
- a CDS encoding YihY/virulence factor BrkB family protein: MKALLARLKASHPYRSWEHYGQVRGNLLAGGMTFVGFFSVIPALIIGFTVFGFVLRNQPDLFDRVVASVSNTLPGIIKDESNPNGLLDASNPPTPDVLTVAGLISLVTLLLAGLGWVAAIREGVRTMYDQPKLKSNPVLGKVRDLGLLALLGVPMLASAVLSLVATGAASWALARVHLDEDATGTKVLLQVLSVLVVLVADFLLMVIILRLLSGIALSRKDVAQSALIGAVGLGVLKLASGRLLASAGNKPLLASFAVIIGLLVLINLISRVVLLSAAWSATRLRATGRLAAPLGPTEPPEPLPFPAGPREDVQPSFGPRARDRTSLAAGAVLGVSALFVARTARDGLRAAVGVVRGR; this comes from the coding sequence GTGAAGGCGTTGCTCGCGCGCCTCAAGGCCAGCCACCCGTACCGGTCGTGGGAGCACTACGGCCAGGTCCGGGGCAACCTGCTCGCCGGGGGCATGACCTTCGTCGGGTTCTTCTCGGTGATCCCGGCGCTGATCATCGGCTTCACCGTCTTCGGCTTCGTGCTTCGCAATCAACCCGACCTGTTCGACCGGGTCGTGGCGTCGGTCTCCAACACGCTGCCGGGGATCATCAAGGACGAGTCGAACCCGAACGGTCTGCTGGACGCGTCGAACCCGCCCACCCCGGACGTGCTGACCGTGGCCGGCCTGATCAGCCTGGTCACGCTGCTGCTGGCCGGTCTCGGGTGGGTCGCCGCGATCCGCGAGGGCGTCCGGACGATGTACGACCAGCCCAAGCTGAAGTCCAACCCGGTGCTGGGCAAGGTGCGTGACCTGGGGTTGCTGGCGCTGCTCGGCGTACCGATGCTCGCATCGGCCGTGCTGTCGCTGGTGGCCACCGGGGCGGCGTCCTGGGCCCTGGCGCGGGTCCATCTGGACGAGGACGCCACCGGGACGAAGGTGCTGCTGCAGGTCCTCAGCGTCCTCGTCGTCCTGGTCGCCGACTTCCTGCTCATGGTGATCATCCTGCGCCTGCTCAGCGGGATCGCCCTGTCTCGCAAGGACGTCGCTCAGAGCGCGCTGATCGGCGCGGTCGGGCTCGGCGTCCTCAAGCTGGCCAGCGGTCGACTGCTCGCCAGCGCCGGGAACAAGCCCCTGCTGGCCAGCTTCGCCGTGATCATCGGGCTGCTGGTCCTGATCAACCTGATCAGCCGCGTCGTGCTGCTGTCCGCGGCCTGGTCGGCGACCCGGTTGCGGGCGACCGGCCGGCTGGCCGCACCGCTCGGCCCGACGGAGCCGCCGGAGCCGCTGCCGTTCCCGGCCGGCCCGCGCGAGGACGTTCAGCCCAGCTTCGGCCCCCGGGCCCGTGACCGCACGTCACTGGCCGCCGGCGCGGTCCTCGGGGTCAGCGCACTGTTTGTCGCTCGTACCGCGCGCGACGGGCTGCGAGCAGCTGTCGGCGTCGTGCGCGGGCGCTGA
- the sdhC gene encoding succinate dehydrogenase, cytochrome b556 subunit, with protein sequence MPKAPAGTLYRGREGMWSWVAHRVTGVLIFFFLFAHVLDTALVRVSPEAYNDVIGTYKNPIVGLGEAGLVAAIIFHAFNGVRIMLVDFWSQGPRYQRQMLWVVIGAWVLLFAPFAVRHLMHVFG encoded by the coding sequence GTGCCCAAGGCACCCGCAGGCACCCTCTACCGGGGCCGCGAGGGGATGTGGTCGTGGGTCGCCCACCGGGTGACCGGCGTGCTGATCTTCTTCTTCCTCTTCGCGCACGTGCTGGACACCGCGCTCGTGCGGGTGTCCCCCGAGGCGTACAACGACGTCATCGGGACGTACAAGAACCCGATCGTGGGGCTCGGTGAGGCCGGGCTGGTCGCCGCGATCATCTTCCACGCGTTCAACGGCGTGCGGATCATGCTGGTCGACTTCTGGTCCCAGGGCCCGCGCTACCAGCGGCAGATGCTCTGGGTCGTCATCGGCGCCTGGGTGCTGCTGTTCGCGCCGTTCGCCGTCCGCCACCTGATGCACGTCTTCGGCTGA
- a CDS encoding D-alanyl-D-alanine carboxypeptidase family protein codes for MRRRARSAATVAVALAAGLSVSVAAGPSANASITRPVVGGPLLGATSVVTDLPDGVPAPPTFNAAGWVLADLDTGAVIAARNPHGRYLPASTLKTLTVLTTLPKVDQSQVVLAEPSDVVEGSQVGLDPGSTYTVRQLLQGTMLSSGNDAATALARVAGGVPQTVAAMQAEANRLGAFDTTVRNPSGLDAPGQRSSAYDLALVARAALDVPGFRELVATKHIRFPGKVVKGKKRTSYQIQNHNKLLYNYDGAIGVKNGYTVAARWTAIGAATRGGHTYVLTAMRRGESSWRPQAAMLDWAFTYGARARPVGTLVTPDQAAALAHPAGPSGPSAAAIAPAGAAQSAALRSTPTSTSTARVVGLAGIAFALVAVTLLALSARARRRQLLAARRARYERQTVR; via the coding sequence GTGCGCCGCCGCGCCCGCTCCGCCGCCACCGTGGCCGTCGCCCTCGCGGCCGGCCTGTCGGTGAGCGTCGCCGCCGGCCCCAGCGCGAACGCGTCGATCACCCGGCCGGTGGTCGGCGGTCCGCTGCTGGGCGCGACGTCGGTCGTCACGGACCTCCCGGACGGCGTGCCGGCACCGCCGACGTTCAACGCTGCGGGGTGGGTGCTGGCCGACCTCGACACCGGCGCGGTGATCGCCGCGCGCAACCCGCACGGGCGGTACCTCCCGGCATCGACGCTGAAGACGTTGACGGTGCTGACCACGCTGCCCAAGGTCGACCAGTCGCAGGTCGTGCTGGCCGAACCGAGCGACGTCGTCGAGGGCTCCCAGGTCGGGCTGGACCCGGGCTCCACGTACACGGTCCGCCAGCTGCTGCAGGGCACCATGCTCTCGTCCGGCAATGACGCGGCGACCGCGCTGGCCCGGGTGGCCGGCGGTGTCCCGCAGACCGTGGCCGCCATGCAGGCCGAGGCCAACCGGCTGGGTGCGTTCGACACGACGGTGCGCAATCCCAGCGGGTTGGACGCCCCGGGGCAGAGGTCCAGTGCGTACGACCTGGCTCTGGTGGCACGCGCCGCGCTCGACGTCCCGGGCTTCCGTGAGCTGGTCGCGACCAAGCACATCCGGTTCCCCGGCAAGGTGGTGAAGGGCAAGAAGCGCACCAGCTACCAGATCCAGAACCACAACAAGCTGCTCTACAACTACGACGGCGCGATCGGCGTGAAGAACGGCTACACCGTGGCGGCGCGGTGGACGGCGATCGGCGCGGCCACCCGGGGTGGGCACACCTACGTGCTGACCGCGATGCGCCGCGGCGAGAGCAGCTGGCGCCCGCAGGCCGCGATGCTGGACTGGGCCTTCACGTACGGCGCCCGCGCCCGGCCGGTCGGCACCCTGGTCACCCCGGACCAGGCGGCGGCCCTGGCCCACCCGGCGGGGCCGTCCGGCCCGTCCGCCGCGGCGATCGCTCCGGCGGGCGCCGCGCAGTCCGCGGCCCTGCGCTCCACGCCGACCAGCACCAGCACCGCACGCGTCGTCGGCCTGGCCGGTATCGCCTTCGCGCTGGTCGCCGTGACGCTGCTCGCGCTCAGCGCCCGCGCACGACGCCGACAGCTGCTCGCAGCCCGTCGCGCGCGGTACGAGCGACAAACAGTGCGCTGA
- a CDS encoding succinate dehydrogenase hydrophobic membrane anchor subunit produces MTTLDAPRAPFRRSRATRSNFELYSWLFMRGSGVVLIALVFGHLFVNLVAGDGIKAIDFAFVGGKWSSPFWQTWDLLMLWLAELHGVNGVRTVINDYAEKDSTRIVLKTLLLVSAAVVLVLGTLVIFTFDPCPVGEPANLLPSFCTQ; encoded by the coding sequence ATGACGACCCTCGACGCGCCCCGCGCCCCGTTCCGCCGCAGCCGCGCCACCCGCAGCAACTTCGAGCTCTACTCGTGGCTCTTCATGCGCGGGTCGGGCGTGGTGCTGATCGCGCTGGTCTTCGGCCACCTGTTCGTGAACCTGGTCGCCGGCGACGGCATCAAGGCCATCGACTTCGCGTTCGTCGGCGGCAAGTGGTCCAGCCCGTTCTGGCAGACCTGGGACCTGCTGATGCTGTGGCTCGCCGAGCTGCACGGCGTCAACGGGGTCCGCACCGTGATCAACGACTACGCGGAGAAGGACAGCACCCGCATCGTGCTGAAGACCCTGCTGCTGGTCAGCGCCGCCGTGGTGCTGGTGCTCGGCACCTTGGTCATCTTCACGTTCGACCCGTGCCCGGTGGGCGAGCCCGCCAACCTGCTCCCGTCGTTCTGCACCCAGTAA
- a CDS encoding succinate dehydrogenase iron-sulfur subunit, which translates to MTTTTDAAASSTEVGVVPSFDVTLRIRRFNPESDTEPHWEDYTVSVHATDRLLDALHTIKWEQDGSLTFRRSCAHGVCGSDAMRINGKNRLACKTLLKDLNPKKPITVEPIKGLAVEKDLVVDMDPFFAAYREVMPFLMTSGNEPSRERIQSQEQRDRFDDTTKCILCAACTSSCPVFWGDGQYFGPAAIVNAHRFIFDSRDQAADQRLEILNDKEGVWRCRTTFNCTDACPRGIEVTKAIQEVKRALLTRKV; encoded by the coding sequence ATGACGACCACGACGGACGCCGCCGCCTCGAGCACCGAGGTCGGTGTGGTGCCCAGCTTCGACGTCACGCTGCGGATCCGGCGGTTCAACCCGGAGTCGGACACCGAGCCGCACTGGGAGGACTACACCGTCTCGGTGCACGCCACCGACCGGCTGCTCGACGCGCTGCACACCATCAAGTGGGAGCAGGACGGCTCGCTGACCTTCCGCCGGTCCTGCGCGCACGGCGTCTGCGGTTCGGACGCCATGCGGATCAACGGCAAGAACCGGCTGGCCTGCAAGACCCTGCTGAAGGACCTGAACCCGAAGAAGCCGATCACGGTCGAGCCGATCAAGGGACTGGCGGTCGAGAAGGACCTCGTCGTCGACATGGACCCGTTCTTCGCGGCCTACCGCGAGGTCATGCCGTTCCTCATGACGTCCGGCAACGAGCCGAGCCGCGAGCGGATCCAGAGCCAGGAGCAGCGCGACCGGTTCGACGACACCACGAAGTGCATCCTGTGCGCGGCGTGCACGTCGTCCTGCCCGGTGTTCTGGGGCGACGGACAGTACTTCGGGCCGGCCGCGATCGTGAACGCGCACCGATTCATCTTCGACAGCCGCGACCAGGCGGCGGACCAGCGGCTGGAGATCCTGAACGACAAGGAGGGCGTGTGGCGCTGCCGCACGACCTTCAACTGCACCGACGCGTGCCCGCGCGGCATCGAGGTGACCAAGGCCATCCAGGAGGTCAAGCGCGCCCTCCTGACCCGCAAGGTCTGA
- a CDS encoding mannose-1-phosphate guanylyltransferase, whose amino-acid sequence MIADLTAVVPAGGAGTRLWPLSRRAQPKFLLDLTGTGRTLLQQTWDRLDDVAARVCVVTGAGHAGAVARQLPGLDLDDLLAEPSPRDSAAAIGLAAAVVHARDPQAVIGSFAADHVIADAAAFAAAVGEAVAVARTGLLVTIGITPTHPATGFGYIRAGAALDVPDAPSALAVAEFVEKPDAETAAGYVAQGYRWNAGMFVARASVLLDLLAEYRPALAEGLRVLGAAWDGPDRQRVLDEVWPQLEKVAVDYAVAEPAAAAGRVAVVPGAFGWDDVGDFDSLGTVLPAGDLQVIGDGELLATDSTGVVVTTSGRVVALIGLHDVVVVDTPDAVLVAARSHAQQVKGVVDRLTAAGRTDLL is encoded by the coding sequence GTGATCGCCGACCTGACCGCCGTGGTGCCCGCCGGCGGTGCCGGGACGCGGCTCTGGCCGCTCTCGCGCCGCGCCCAGCCCAAGTTCCTGCTCGACCTGACCGGCACCGGACGCACCCTGCTGCAGCAGACCTGGGACCGGCTGGACGACGTCGCCGCCCGGGTGTGCGTGGTGACCGGTGCGGGGCACGCCGGTGCCGTGGCGCGTCAGCTGCCCGGGCTCGACCTGGACGACCTGCTGGCCGAGCCCTCGCCGCGTGACTCCGCCGCCGCGATCGGCCTGGCCGCCGCCGTCGTGCACGCCCGGGACCCGCAGGCGGTCATCGGCTCGTTCGCGGCCGACCACGTGATCGCCGACGCCGCCGCGTTCGCCGCCGCCGTCGGCGAGGCCGTCGCGGTGGCCCGCACCGGGCTCCTCGTCACCATCGGCATCACCCCGACCCACCCGGCCACCGGCTTCGGCTACATCCGCGCGGGGGCGGCGCTCGACGTCCCGGACGCGCCGTCGGCGCTCGCCGTCGCCGAGTTCGTCGAGAAGCCGGACGCCGAGACCGCCGCCGGGTACGTCGCGCAGGGCTACCGGTGGAACGCCGGGATGTTCGTGGCGCGGGCGTCCGTGCTGCTCGACCTGCTCGCCGAGTACCGGCCGGCGCTGGCGGAGGGGCTGCGGGTGCTCGGCGCCGCCTGGGACGGCCCGGACCGCCAGCGGGTGCTCGACGAGGTCTGGCCGCAGCTCGAGAAGGTGGCCGTGGACTACGCGGTGGCCGAGCCCGCGGCGGCCGCCGGACGGGTGGCCGTGGTGCCGGGGGCCTTTGGCTGGGACGACGTGGGGGACTTCGACTCGCTCGGCACGGTGCTCCCGGCGGGCGACCTGCAGGTCATCGGGGACGGCGAGCTGCTGGCCACCGACTCCACGGGGGTGGTGGTGACGACGTCCGGCCGGGTCGTGGCGCTGATCGGGCTGCACGACGTGGTCGTGGTGGACACCCCGGACGCGGTGCTGGTGGCGGCCCGCTCGCACGCCCAGCAGGTCAAGGGCGTGGTCGACCGGCTCACGGCCGCCGGCCGCACCGACCTCCTCTGA
- a CDS encoding amidohydrolase: MTPDAQHSALSTSQIVADLATELVDVRRDLHAHPEPSWLEVRTCDVVATRLEKAGIAVQGLPRSGLVAEVGHPDSDGPVVALRADLDALPLEDETTDPWRSTVDGVAHACGHDVHTAALLGAGLALAEQHRVSPLPGRVRLLFQPAEEVMPGGALDLVAHGVLDDVRSIFALHCDPSIDVGTIGLREGPITAATDQVTVRLRGKGGHTSRPHLTQDLTFALAKVVTEVPAALSRRLDPRAGASMVWGRIGAGSAANVIPAFGEVEGTLRVLDIRAWAAAQDIVNEVVRAVVAPYGVTPEVEHVRGVPPVVNDPRAARRLAAAAGQVVGAGALVGTEQSLGGEDFAWYLESVPGAMARLGTRTPGGPTFDLHQGNLRVDDAAVPVGAQLLARAGLGALDDASRSTSTLDDVTTR; this comes from the coding sequence GTGACTCCCGACGCCCAGCACTCTGCGCTCTCGACATCCCAGATCGTGGCGGACCTCGCCACCGAGCTGGTCGACGTCCGGCGTGACCTGCACGCCCACCCCGAGCCGTCCTGGCTGGAGGTGCGGACCTGCGACGTCGTCGCCACCCGGCTGGAGAAGGCCGGCATCGCCGTCCAGGGGCTGCCGCGCAGCGGGCTGGTCGCCGAGGTCGGCCACCCGGACTCGGACGGCCCCGTCGTCGCCCTGCGGGCCGACCTGGACGCGCTCCCGCTGGAGGACGAGACCACCGACCCGTGGCGCTCCACCGTGGACGGCGTGGCGCACGCCTGCGGTCACGACGTGCACACCGCCGCGCTGCTCGGCGCCGGCCTGGCGCTGGCCGAGCAGCACCGCGTGAGCCCGCTGCCCGGCCGGGTCCGGCTGCTGTTCCAGCCCGCCGAGGAGGTCATGCCCGGCGGAGCGCTCGACCTGGTCGCGCACGGGGTGCTGGACGACGTCCGAAGCATCTTCGCGTTGCACTGCGACCCCTCGATCGACGTCGGGACGATCGGGCTGCGCGAGGGCCCGATCACCGCGGCGACGGACCAGGTGACCGTGCGGCTGCGCGGCAAGGGCGGGCACACGTCCCGGCCGCACCTCACCCAGGACCTCACCTTCGCGCTCGCGAAGGTCGTCACCGAGGTGCCGGCCGCGCTGTCGCGCCGGCTGGACCCGCGGGCCGGCGCCAGCATGGTCTGGGGCCGCATCGGCGCGGGCTCGGCGGCCAACGTGATCCCGGCGTTCGGTGAGGTCGAGGGCACGCTTCGAGTGCTCGACATCCGCGCCTGGGCGGCCGCTCAGGACATCGTGAACGAGGTGGTGCGCGCCGTCGTCGCACCGTACGGCGTGACCCCCGAGGTCGAGCACGTGCGCGGCGTCCCGCCGGTGGTCAACGACCCGCGGGCCGCCCGGCGGCTGGCCGCCGCGGCCGGCCAGGTGGTCGGGGCCGGCGCGCTGGTCGGCACCGAGCAGAGCCTGGGCGGCGAGGACTTCGCCTGGTACCTGGAGTCGGTGCCCGGCGCGATGGCCCGGTTGGGCACCCGAACCCCCGGCGGTCCGACATTCGACCTGCACCAGGGCAACCTTCGCGTCGACGACGCCGCCGTCCCGGTCGGGGCGCAGCTGCTCGCTCGCGCGGGGCTCGGCGCGCTGGACGACGCGAGCCGGTCCACGTCAACACTTGACGACGTGACCACCCGGTAA
- a CDS encoding acyl-CoA mutase large subunit family protein produces MSESVTESGLPLHPLYGPQTLQDWDAEQQLGEPGQYPYTRGVYPNMYTGRPWTMRQYAGFGTAKESNERYHQLVAAGTGGLSVAFDLPTQMGYDSDDPIAHGEVGKVGVAIDSIDDMRLLFDGIPLDEVSTSMTINAPGSVLLLLYQLVAAEHGVDPGKLTGTIQNDVLKEYIARGTYIFPPAESLRLIADTFAYCRQELPRWNTISISGYHMAEAGATPVQEIAFTLANAKAYVQAALDAGLDVDDFAPRLSFFFVARTTFLEEVAKFRAARRIWAQIMRDEFGATNPKSLMLRFHTQTAGVQLTAQQPEVNLVRVALQGLGAVLGGTQSLHTNSYDEAIALPTAKAARLALRTQQVIAYETDVTKTVDPFAGSYVIEAMTDEIEAAARDLIQAVEDRGGAVAAIEEGFQKSEIERSAYQVTQQIDSGDRVIVGVNRFTVDVEDPYEPLRVDPAIEAEQAARLATLRAERDQPAVDAALAAVQAAARGADNVVYPLRDALAARATVGEVCHALREVWGTYVPRDAF; encoded by the coding sequence GTGAGTGAATCCGTCACCGAGTCCGGCCTGCCCCTGCATCCGCTGTACGGACCGCAGACGCTGCAGGACTGGGACGCCGAGCAGCAGCTGGGCGAACCGGGTCAGTACCCGTACACCCGGGGTGTCTACCCGAACATGTACACCGGCCGGCCCTGGACCATGCGCCAGTACGCCGGGTTCGGCACCGCCAAGGAGTCCAACGAGCGCTACCACCAGCTGGTCGCGGCGGGCACCGGCGGGCTGAGCGTCGCGTTCGACCTGCCGACCCAGATGGGCTACGACTCCGACGACCCGATCGCGCACGGCGAGGTCGGCAAGGTCGGGGTCGCCATCGACTCGATCGACGACATGCGGCTGCTGTTCGACGGCATCCCGCTCGACGAGGTCTCGACGTCCATGACCATCAACGCGCCCGGTTCGGTGCTGCTGCTGCTCTACCAGCTGGTCGCGGCCGAGCACGGTGTCGACCCCGGCAAGCTCACCGGGACCATCCAGAACGACGTGCTCAAGGAGTACATCGCGCGCGGCACGTACATCTTCCCGCCGGCCGAGTCGCTGCGGCTCATCGCGGACACGTTCGCCTACTGCCGCCAGGAGCTTCCGCGCTGGAACACCATCTCGATCAGCGGCTACCACATGGCCGAGGCCGGGGCCACGCCCGTGCAGGAGATCGCGTTCACGCTGGCCAACGCCAAGGCGTACGTGCAGGCGGCGCTGGACGCCGGGCTGGACGTCGACGACTTCGCGCCGCGGCTGTCGTTCTTCTTCGTGGCCCGGACGACGTTCCTGGAGGAGGTGGCCAAGTTCCGGGCCGCCCGCCGGATCTGGGCGCAGATCATGCGCGACGAGTTCGGCGCCACGAACCCCAAGTCGCTGATGCTGCGCTTCCACACCCAGACCGCCGGTGTGCAGCTCACCGCCCAGCAGCCCGAGGTCAACCTGGTGCGGGTCGCACTGCAGGGCCTCGGCGCGGTGCTCGGCGGGACGCAGAGCCTGCACACCAACTCCTACGACGAGGCGATCGCGCTGCCGACCGCGAAGGCGGCCCGGCTCGCGCTGCGCACCCAGCAGGTGATCGCGTACGAGACGGACGTGACCAAGACGGTCGACCCGTTCGCCGGTTCCTACGTGATCGAGGCGATGACGGACGAGATCGAGGCCGCCGCCCGCGACCTGATCCAGGCCGTCGAGGACCGCGGGGGTGCGGTGGCGGCCATCGAGGAGGGCTTCCAGAAGTCCGAGATCGAGCGATCGGCGTACCAGGTCACCCAGCAGATCGACTCCGGTGACCGGGTGATCGTGGGCGTCAACCGGTTCACCGTCGACGTCGAGGACCCGTACGAGCCGCTGCGCGTCGACCCGGCCATCGAGGCCGAGCAGGCCGCCCGGCTGGCCACCCTGCGCGCCGAGCGCGACCAGCCGGCCGTCGACGCGGCGCTGGCCGCGGTTCAGGCCGCGGCCCGAGGTGCCGACAACGTGGTGTACCCGCTGCGCGACGCCCTCGCCGCCCGGGCCACGGTGGGCGAGGTCTGCCACGCGCTCCGGGAGGTGTGGGGGACGTACGTCCCGCGCGACGCCTTCTGA
- a CDS encoding BMP family lipoprotein has translation MRRVMKIVAVTSVAALALAACGSSDDTSSSGSTSSSTKSALKVGLAYDIGGRGDQSFNDAAAAGLDKAKSDLGVTAQEAEATTGESESAKEDRLRTLAQAGYNPVVAVGFAYAGAVDKVAAEFPDAKFAIVDSAKGDKTPANVTSLLFAENEGSYLVGVIAAKKSKSGNIGFIGGVQVPLIQKFEAGYVAGAKSVNPDIKIQVKYLTQPPDFSGFSDPAKGKTAAQGQLDAGADVIYAAAGGSGGGVFEACKAAGASAIGVDSDQALTADASVRDVIISSMLKKVDVAVFDFIKANQDGTVKGGDQVYDLKKGGVDYATTGGHVDDIKADVDKAKQDIIDGKITVPTTP, from the coding sequence TTGCGTCGGGTGATGAAGATCGTTGCTGTCACCTCGGTGGCCGCACTCGCTCTGGCCGCGTGCGGCAGCAGCGATGACACCAGCTCGAGCGGCAGCACCAGCTCGAGCACCAAGAGCGCCCTGAAGGTCGGTCTCGCGTACGACATCGGCGGCCGTGGCGACCAGTCGTTCAACGACGCCGCCGCCGCCGGTCTGGACAAGGCCAAGTCGGACCTCGGCGTCACCGCCCAGGAGGCCGAGGCCACCACCGGTGAGTCCGAGTCCGCCAAGGAGGACCGTCTGCGCACGCTGGCCCAGGCCGGCTACAACCCGGTCGTCGCGGTCGGCTTCGCGTACGCCGGTGCGGTCGACAAGGTCGCCGCGGAGTTCCCGGACGCCAAGTTCGCGATCGTGGACAGCGCCAAGGGCGACAAGACCCCCGCCAACGTAACCAGCCTGCTGTTCGCCGAGAACGAGGGCTCGTACCTGGTCGGCGTCATCGCCGCGAAGAAGTCCAAGTCCGGCAACATCGGCTTCATCGGTGGCGTCCAGGTGCCGCTGATCCAGAAGTTCGAGGCCGGCTACGTCGCCGGGGCCAAGTCGGTCAACCCGGACATCAAGATCCAGGTCAAGTACCTGACCCAGCCGCCGGACTTCTCGGGCTTCTCCGACCCGGCCAAGGGCAAGACGGCCGCGCAGGGTCAGCTCGACGCTGGCGCTGACGTCATCTACGCGGCGGCCGGCGGTTCCGGTGGCGGCGTGTTCGAGGCGTGCAAGGCTGCCGGCGCCTCGGCCATCGGGGTCGACTCCGACCAGGCCCTGACCGCTGACGCGAGCGTCCGCGACGTCATCATCTCGTCGATGCTCAAGAAGGTCGACGTGGCCGTGTTCGACTTCATCAAGGCGAACCAGGACGGCACCGTCAAGGGTGGCGACCAGGTCTACGACCTGAAGAAGGGCGGCGTCGACTACGCCACCACCGGTGGCCACGTGGACGACATCAAGGCCGACGTCGACAAGGCGAAGCAGGACATCATCGACGGCAAGATCACGGTTCCCACCACTCCGTGA
- the sdhA gene encoding succinate dehydrogenase flavoprotein subunit, protein MQTHTYDVVIVGAGGAGMRAALESSKRARTAVLTKLYPTRSHTGAAQGGMCAALANVEEDNWEWHTFDTVKGGDYLVDQDAAEVMCKEAIDAVLDLEKMGLPFNRTPEGKIDQRRFGGHTRNHGEAAVRRSCFAADRTGHMILQTLYQNCVKQDVEFFNEFYVLDLIMTGSGEHRRTAGVVAYELASGEIHIFRAKSVVLATGGVGKVFKTTSNAHTLTGDGMGIAFRSGIPLEDMEFFQFHPTGLAGLGILLSEAARGEGGILRNSEGERFMERYAPTIKDLAPRDIVARSMANEVREGRGCGPNKDYVLLDLTHLEPAHIDAKLPDITEFARTYLGVEPYTEPVPVYPTAHYAMGGVPTNIEAEVLRDNTHVVPGLYAAGEVACVSVHGSNRLGTNSLLDINVFGRRAGIAAAEFAATAPLLDLPDTPEVATVELLESMRSRQDGERVATVRKALQETMDRNAQVFRTEGSLKQALSDIEGLKARYRNVSVQDKGQRFNTDLLEAVELGFLLDLAEVIVLGALERKESRGGHFREDYAHRDDVNFMRHTMAYREEGADGSAVRLDYKPVVQTRYEPMERKY, encoded by the coding sequence ATGCAGACGCACACCTACGACGTGGTCATCGTCGGCGCCGGCGGCGCCGGCATGCGCGCGGCCCTGGAGTCCAGCAAGCGCGCCCGGACGGCGGTCCTCACCAAGCTCTACCCGACGCGCTCGCACACCGGTGCGGCCCAGGGCGGCATGTGCGCCGCCCTGGCGAACGTCGAGGAGGACAACTGGGAGTGGCACACCTTCGACACCGTCAAGGGCGGCGACTACCTCGTCGACCAGGACGCGGCCGAGGTGATGTGCAAGGAGGCCATCGACGCGGTCCTGGACCTCGAGAAGATGGGTCTGCCGTTCAACCGGACGCCCGAGGGCAAGATCGACCAGCGCCGGTTCGGCGGCCACACCCGCAACCACGGCGAGGCTGCCGTGCGCCGCTCGTGCTTCGCGGCGGACCGCACCGGCCACATGATCCTGCAGACGCTCTACCAGAACTGCGTCAAGCAGGACGTCGAGTTCTTCAACGAGTTCTACGTGCTCGACCTCATCATGACCGGCAGCGGCGAGCACCGGCGCACCGCCGGCGTGGTGGCCTACGAGCTGGCCAGCGGCGAGATCCACATCTTCCGCGCCAAGTCCGTGGTGCTGGCCACCGGAGGCGTCGGCAAGGTCTTCAAGACGACCTCCAACGCGCACACGCTCACCGGTGACGGCATGGGGATCGCCTTCCGCAGCGGGATCCCGTTGGAGGACATGGAGTTCTTCCAGTTCCACCCGACGGGCCTGGCCGGGTTGGGCATCCTGCTGTCCGAGGCGGCGCGCGGCGAGGGCGGCATCCTGCGCAACAGCGAGGGCGAGCGCTTCATGGAGCGCTACGCCCCGACCATCAAGGACCTCGCGCCGCGCGACATCGTGGCGCGCTCGATGGCCAACGAGGTCCGCGAGGGCCGCGGCTGCGGTCCGAACAAGGACTACGTGCTGCTCGACCTGACCCACCTGGAGCCCGCGCACATCGACGCGAAGCTGCCGGACATCACCGAGTTCGCCCGCACGTACCTGGGCGTCGAGCCGTACACCGAGCCGGTTCCGGTGTACCCGACCGCGCACTACGCGATGGGCGGCGTGCCGACCAACATCGAGGCGGAGGTGCTGCGGGACAACACCCACGTCGTCCCGGGCCTGTACGCCGCCGGCGAGGTCGCGTGCGTGTCCGTGCACGGCTCGAACCGGCTGGGTACCAACTCGCTGCTGGACATCAACGTCTTCGGACGCCGGGCCGGTATCGCCGCCGCGGAGTTCGCGGCCACCGCACCGTTGCTCGACCTGCCCGACACGCCCGAGGTGGCGACCGTCGAGCTGCTGGAGTCGATGCGCTCGCGCCAGGACGGCGAGCGGGTGGCCACGGTTCGCAAGGCGCTGCAGGAGACCATGGACCGCAACGCCCAGGTGTTCCGGACCGAGGGATCGCTGAAGCAGGCGCTCAGCGACATCGAGGGTCTGAAAGCGCGCTACCGCAACGTGTCCGTCCAGGACAAGGGCCAGCGCTTCAACACCGACCTGCTGGAGGCGGTCGAGCTGGGCTTCCTGCTCGACCTCGCCGAGGTCATCGTGCTGGGCGCACTGGAGCGCAAGGAGTCCCGCGGCGGGCACTTCCGTGAGGACTACGCGCACCGCGACGACGTGAACTTCATGCGGCACACCATGGCCTACCGTGAAGAGGGCGCGGACGGTTCCGCCGTGCGCCTCGACTACAAGCCGGTCGTGCAGACCCGTTACGAGCCGATGGAGCGCAAGTACTGA